GGTGGTCATACATAAGGAGACAACAAGCCAGACCATTAAAGTATCTATAGACGATACGCCAGTTCAAGTTCTTAAAAACTACTTCAACAAGATCTCCAAAAAGAGAGCGATTATAGGCATTTCGGAAGACGTCAGCGAATCGGATTTTGTTTTGAGGGTTTGCGGAAGAGAGGAATACCTATACGGAAACTACGCCATTAAAGACTTCCACTGGATCAGACAGTGTTTGAAAAACAGTGAAGAGATCCATCTGGTTTTAGAAAACCCACCAAACCCAGAACAAGATGTGGTTCAGAAAGACGACTGGGCACAGGTCGACGACTGCACCGGTGTAGCCGGTACTCACGAGCAGCTGACCATCTCCGAGAAAGACCACGAGAAGATGTTCACCATCTCCCTTTGGGACTGCAATCGTAAATTCAGGGTGAAGATCTTGGGGATCGACATTCCCGTACTTCCTCGGAATTCCGATCTGATCGTGTTTGTCGAAGCCAGTATTTTTCACGGCCAGCAGCTGTTGGCTCAAGAGAGGACCTCGTCCAAGCCCTTCACGGATGAGGTGCTCTGGAACGCCTGGCTGGAGTTCAATATAAAGATTAAGGATCTACCCAAAGGAGCACGACTCAACCTGCAGGTGTCCTGTGGGAAAACGCAATCTCAAACTTCAAACGACTGCAAAACCAAGAGTCGTCTGCTGTACTACGTCAACCTGCTCCTGGTGGATCACAGATCCCTGCTCAGACAGGGAGAGTTCGTTTTACATATGTGGAAGATGGCGGAGAAGAGCGAAGACAACAGCAGCGTGAACGCAGATAAGCTTACGTCTGCCACGAATCCGGATAAGAGCAATTCTATGGCCATTGCTATTCTACTAGACAGATACTGCTACCCTGTGGCTTTACCTAAAGGAAAGGATTCCCAAGATGCCTTAGAAATGGGCGAGAGGGGACAGAGAGAGATGCCCAATCACCTGCGGAAACAGTTCGATCAGATCATCGATACCGACCCACTGCATCCCCTCTGTGCCGAAGATAAGGAATTGCTCTGGCACTTTCGACAGGAGTGCATGAAAGATCCCAAAGCGTACCCAAAGTTTCTTTCCTCGGTTAAGTGGGGCAAACAAGAAGACGTGGCCATAACGCATCGTCTGCTGGAGCGGAGCACGGTGTGGGACCGAAGCTCGCTTGACGTTGGTTTGGCTTTACAGTTATTAGACTGCCACTTTTCTGATGAAAACGTGCGAAGTATGGCTGTGAGGAAGTTGGAGACTTTCGGAGATCATGATGTCCTGCGCTATCTCCTGCAACTTGTTCAGGTACTGTAGTGCGTGCTGCGGTTGCTTTTGCATACAGCTGTAACACCAAATAAAGATACCGTCTGTTAGTAAGCTATTAAAATTTGTATGTTAagcaaatatatttacatattatgaatggtacactcttaaaaataaaggtgcttcaccatgccatagaaaaaacatttttttggctcaatggttccataaagaaccttctAATATCTGCATcgctttatttttaagagtgtatgtaaatgatgatttaaaacatttagtaaaattcaataaatgttaatctTTGTTGTtggttatgttttgttttgaagGCTGTGAAATTTGAACCATACCATGACAGCGCACTTGCAAGGTTCCTTCTCAAACGTGCACTTAGAGTAAGTAATGAAATCATCAGTTTTTATGAGCATTTTAATTACTATTTATTTCATTCCTTACGGTACGATTTGAGCTAAACCCTTAAAAGGGTTATAAATGTGCTATTAACCCCTTAGCATTCCTAAAAAGGCTAAAAAAAGCCTTAAAAGGACACtaattatgtttaaaaaagttttattttgtggcaccatacttactggtataacccctcatgtaacagtcttagggaaaacacggaagtgtttggtggcttccctgtctggtaccataggaatgaatgggtctaagccaaatgccaacacacccACGACGTGCTGCACAGTGCACGCACCGAAAAAAGacagatatgtattaattcgtctaagttgaggtaataacatagtttaatatggcaaaagggtagactattcctttaaagtagCGCGTTGTCGCTGTACATAACgtgaagttttagttcaaaatatcacatagataatttattataacatgttaaaattgccactttgtaggtgtgcgcAGAAATGTgctgatttctgcactaaatgccagTGCTGTGGttagatagtgcagattaaggggcggtattatcctcttctgacatcacaaggggagccaaatgacctatttttcacatgtttgcagagaatggtttaccaaaattaagttactgggttgatatttttcacattttctaggttgatagaagcactggcgacccaattattgcacttaaacaAAAGTCAgatgattttcatgatatttccTCTTTAAATAAGCgcttttttgtgttatgctttaaacacataatgtgtcactttaacacattatggggtggttcCCCGGAAAGGGCTTATCCTAGTGccaaacaaaaatgcatgtttgagctgcattaatttaaaaacaacttttacTGACATCTCTTATCCTATAtctgtgccattgttttgtctacGGATGCTAAGGatagtttgtaaaaaaaaaactacttaaatatcctaatataattaaggcctagtcctggattcatctaaaccctgtccgggaaatcgCTCATATGTCTCACTTTGTTATGATTTTGTGCTAAAAAGATGTGTAAATAGCAAAACAATGATGTTTGCATTTAGTTTGTTGTCCCTAAACTAACATCGATTGTGCTGcttttaacacatccgttctaaAAGTGCATGCTTAGCAACggacagccaatcagaaactAAGACCACGGACCTCATATCACGTATCTGTGTACTAAAAACAACTGAATTAGAGTAAAAACCCAGGAGACTAAAAATAAGGCCAAGAGAGATTTACATTGCGACCTGTTCTGTTCTGAGTTAAGTGGTTATATAAAGCGGCAGCGCACTATTTTAATTTAGCCAGTTTGACGTTGCTTTTTATCCAATCATGACTGTTGACACCGCAAATTTGCAAAtgaaaattaaaggaatattccattttctttgAGGAAAGATCctgatggtttgctcaccaccgtGTCGTccaggatgttgatgtctttctttgttcagtcgggaagagattgtgtttttttggggagagcattgcaggatttttctcattttaatggactttaatagagcccaacatttaatacttaactcaacacttaacagtttttttttcaaaggtctataaacaatcccaaacgaggcataagggtcttatctagcgaaacaattgtcatttttgactagaaaaacaagaaaatatatacttttaaagcacaacttctcgtctagatccgtccagcacgacctaacgtaaatgcgtagtgacgtagggaggtcacgtgttaccgtgttacatatataaaacgcacatttgcggaccattttaaacaataaactgacacaaagacattaattagtatcattccacataaaacaacgtaggaacggtcctctttcaacacacttgtaaacactggggcggagtttcgcgttcgtcttctgtgacctcttgacgtcatgacgtttgcgtggggtcagctggcgcatcacgaccggatctacatgacgagaagttgtgctttaaaagtgtatatttgttatttttattgtcaaaaatgacaatcgttttgctagataagacccttatgcctcgtttgggattgtttatagtcctttgaaactccgttggtgtctattaaagtccattaaaatgagaaaaatcctgcaatgttttcctcaaaaaacataatttcttctcaactgaacaaagaaagacatcaacattttggatgacatggtggtgagtaaattatctcagtgtttcccatacatagatttatttgtggtggcccaccacagaatcaacactggcccccacaaatagaattttcacgattcccatttacatttttatttcactttttaaaacagcttaattcagcttaaaatatagtttgatatatataatacagatcaaatacagatacagatcaaagagtagaagtgaaacatatttcaggtgccaacactagatcaaacgcaaacacgacatgatgacatcacatatatgctaattagcgggtgacatcatcaccaccacagtctcctcaaaatcctgtgggaaacactgttatctggatttttttttttttttaagaaaattgactaatcctttaactattTCAAGTATTGAAAAGCCCTCTATAGAAAGGTTCTTCAGACATTACAGGTTCTCTATGGAGATGGTTCTTCTAGTAgcgcctttatttttaagagcgtTGTACAGGAAAGCTATTCATGTGTGTTGTTGATTTGCAGAGCAAGCGGATTGGCCATTTCCTTTTCTGGTTCCTCCGAAGTGAAATAGCTCAGTCCATGCATTATCAGCAGAGATACGCTGTTATTCTTGAAGCTTACCTGCGCGGCTGTGGTGAAGCTATGCTGCAGGACTTCAAGAAGCAGGTGGAGATCACCGAGGCCTTGCAGAAAGTCACCCGTGAAATCAGGCAAATGTCTGCCGATAAATACGACGTGTCAACACAAGGTGAAGGCTACATCTAGGATTTCTCTGTACTGTGGTCTTTTTATATGGTTGTGTATCTAATTTGTCGGGAAATGTAGTTGTTGTTCAGTTGCGGCAGAAACTGGAGAGTCTGCAAATGTCAGGATTGCCAGAAAGCTTTAAAGTGCCGTATGACCCAGGCCTGCGGGCGGGAGCGCTTGTGGTAGGTAAAAACACTAAACTAATACATAAATGAGTCGTTTTTAATCCCACTAATTTAACGGGTATTTTTATTCGTAGACTGAACAATGCAAAGTCATGGCATCCAAGAAGAAACCTTTGTGGCTGCAGTTCAAACGGGCCGACCCCACCTCCTTGTCGGGTGACACCATTGGGATCATCTTTAAAGATGGCGATGATCTTCGTCAAGATATGCTGATATTGCAGGTGGGCACACAGTACCAGCATGGTCTCACCCACATGATTGTCAATGCTAACAGCGAGTCGTGTATCCGCACAGATTTTGCTAATAATGGAGTCAATCTGGGAGCTGGAGTCCTTGGATCTTTCATTGTTACCATACGGCTGTATTTCCACCGGAAACAAAATCGGAATGATGCGTTTATGTTATCTGATAACATCTGATTACGAGATGCAAGTCAAATAATATGTATATCGTTCCTTTTTCAGGAATGATCGAAATAGTAAAGGATGCCACTACTATCGCTAACATTCAGCAAAGCACTGTTGGCAACACCGGCGCTTTTAAAGATGAAATCCTGAGCCAATGGCTCAGTGAAAAGTGTGTGAATGAGGACAAGGTATGTTATGTTCATTTGTAAGCGTCGCGTGTGCCAAAGAGGAAGGAAACGCTTGACTTCCTGATGTGTTTGGGTCTTTGTTTCAGGGTGCTTGGCTTTGTGGAGACCAAACATAGCACCTGCACATGCTTTTAATATCATTGTCTTTGGCCAAGTTTGGGTTCTCATGAGCAGGTGTTTGTGTGTAACctgaaatgcaaatgtaaacaTGCATCACGTTTTCTTAATCTTTCCTGGTCAGCAACAGCAGGCTGTGGATCGCTTCGTGTTCTCGTGCGCAGGATACTGCGTGGCAACTTATGTCATGGGCATCGGTGATCGCCACAACGACAACATCATGATAACAGAGACGGgtgattatatttttaaagattgCGTTATACCGGTATGATGCAATGATTATGACCAAATGTACGTGTTTATATTTAGGCAGCCTATTCCACATTGATTTCGGACACATACTCGGAAACTACAAGAGTTTCATGGGGATAAGTAAAGAACGAGTGCCTTTCGTCCTGACCCCCGATTTCCTTTTCGTGATGGGCACAACCGGCAAAAAAAGCAGCCCGAATTTCCTCAAATTTCAGGTATGCACATACGCTACGTGATCTCAGatcattgagttattatgaccGTTTGTGATCTTTCCCACAGAACGTTTGCCTGAAGGCCTATCTGGCTCTGAGACACAACACCAACCTGCTCATCATCCTCTTCTCCATGATGCTCATGACCGGCATGCCGCAGCTGAACAGCATCGAGGACATCGAATACATTCGGGAGGCGCTGACGGTCGGCCGCACGGAGGACGACGCCAAACAACACTTCTTGGACCAAATCGAGATCTGCAGAGACAAAGGTTGGACGGTGCAGTTCAACTGGTTCTTACATCTGGTGCTTGGTATTAAACAAGGTGTGGAGAAACGTTCAGCTTGACTGCATGAAATTCGAACACAatgttatttttatgtaaattatgTTTACTTCATGCATTGCGCTGTAAGATGATATAATCATGCActgttatataataaaaaagagATTTGGTATATTATGCAGAAGTCTAATGGAGAAGTGATGGTATACGGTCAACCTACATTACATCACTGATCAGAAATAAGTTTTGCAAACTTAACTTAAGGTGCACCAAGTGCTCGTTTTGCACTAGTTTGATACAATACTGTTTGTTTATTAcgattttatttaggtttaaaacCTTCAACATGCATCTATAATATTCTGGAATATAACTGGAAATTGCAGTTGGTGTAGCAAACCCCGTCAACTTAACTTGTTTTTGAATAGATGTGtttaatttaatgattttatataaaaatgatttataaaataaacagcttCACGAGaattattttgtgttgttgttgttatcatGATGCAAAGTTTTCATAAGGTTCATAATCATCATCAATCACAAACTGATCTGAAAACATCATCTGATGAACTTTAAAAGACTTTAcattaattaaaggtgcagtgtgtaaatcttagcgccatctagtggtgaggttgcgaattgcaaccaacggcttagtcaaCTGCTCAcacctcgcttttgaaacacatagagaagctacggtagccgccaccgcacaaacatgtcatcgtcggagacaacttggtaaaaaaaattgtccattaagggcttctgtagaaaaatggcagcacaaaatggtgacttccatgtaaggggaccctcgtgtatgtagataaaaaggtctcgttctaaggtaataaaaacataacagttcattatataaggtctttatacaccactgataatatagttttgtatattattttgcatttctgtcaagcgatccttctaaaaattacacactgcacctttaaatcaagATTGAGTCTCAAAGGGCTTTATAGAGATGTGTTAAGGAACcagcagtaaatcacaaacacacaggtccatgaggaggaggaagaagaagaggatGAAGATGAGCCACTGTGGTCTAGTCATGGCATCAGATGATAACACCATGATACTTATTGGAAATGTAGgtatgttttactgtaaagaTTAGTAAACAAGTCTTTGTGTTGGGTCTAATCCTGAAACCCACTTGTGCCGTGGGACAGGATGATCATCCACAGGATCATTGTTCAGAATAACTGTGAGAAGAGGAAGTCATATGATACTTTCATTGTGTCACTTCCTCTCCTCAGTTCTCGTGAAGTACTGACTGCCTCCTTtatcacacacacaataaacCATTGGTATTGTTTCCAAGAGTTAATGCACTTAACTATTGTCTGTTTAACCTGTGGAGAGGATGAAGGCAGTGGATATTTCGGCCTGTTTAAGTAATGAAGAAGTATTTCATTTCttgtatttaaagggacactccactttttttgaaaatattaattttccagctccccgagagttaaacatttgatttttaccgttttggaatccattcagctgatctctgggtctggctggcacttttggcatagctaggcacaatccattgaatctgattagaccattagcatcacgctcaaaaaaataaccaaagcatttcgatattttttcctattttaaacttgactcttctgtagttacaacatgtactaagaccgacagaaaattaaaagttgtgatttgcTAGGTCGATATGGtcaggaactatactctcattctgatgtaataatcaaggacgtTGCTGCTGtgacatggctgcaggaggcgtagtgatattacgcaatgcccgaaaatagtccccttagtaactttcaatggcaggggactattttcgggcactgcgtaatatcactacgcctgctgcagccacgttacggcagcaaagtccttgattattaccagaatgagagtatactcgccatatctgcctagaaaattgcaacttttaattttctgtcggtcttagtacacgtcaagatgtaactacagaagagtcaagttttggtttggttattttttagcgcaatgctaatggtctaatcagattcaatgtattGTGTTAAgcaagctatgctaaaagtggcaccgccagacccggagatcagctgattggattccaaaacggtaaaatcaaatgtttaactctatagGAGCTGGAAAAAGTGCCATGTCCCTTTAAATCTGTTTCCTGAACTCTTTATCGGTTGTTAAagtgtaactaaacccctggtcagagcctgactccacccactggcaatatttgaaaaatgcaagaaaagtgggcagatcccaacggagatagaggggacgaactaagctcgtaccaagtgtgtggtaagatcgtaacaagggcgtgatgagcttgaacctgcttacggacccaacatccaataggaaaattcaactgcagtagccaccgttcaacctgaagagggcagcactcgtTTTTACACcttatattgtagtattgaaacactttatatcaaaatgtcaaaaaacttactaaaatcaataaaCAGCACtcataaagccccattcttacagatcattaacaataaaaagttggtttagggtttagttactctttaataatGGATGTTCA
The sequence above is a segment of the Misgurnus anguillicaudatus chromosome 1, ASM2758022v2, whole genome shotgun sequence genome. Coding sequences within it:
- the pik3cg gene encoding phosphatidylinositol 4,5-bisphosphate 3-kinase catalytic subunit gamma isoform isoform X2, whose protein sequence is MELQANNDEPPLVCKEENNIRRRRKMKAFTSNSAVPTDHIAVEFVLPTINKKSTDKSPDTLQLDVTGNWTVEQVKVQIWHRALTNKLCPEFYQKFSPDHCILLYQKKGNWYEIYDRQQVFQTLDCIRYWKALRKEVGRIHMIIRPQPSEDSLQYQKFLNHLIGYDVTDVSNVHDDELEFTRRKLLTPRKIELSDRDPNLYATDPWITNKPLPEYLLSKITNNHILVVIHKETTSQTIKVSIDDTPVQVLKNYFNKISKKRAIIGISEDVSESDFVLRVCGREEYLYGNYAIKDFHWIRQCLKNSEEIHLVLENPPNPEQDVVQKDDWAQVDDCTGVAGTHEQLTISEKDHEKMFTISLWDCNRKFRVKILGIDIPVLPRNSDLIVFVEASIFHGQQLLAQERTSSKPFTDEVLWNAWLEFNIKIKDLPKGARLNLQVSCGKTQSQTSNDCKTKSRLLYYVNLLLVDHRSLLRQGEFVLHMWKMAEKSEDNSSVNADKLTSATNPDKSNSMAIAILLDRYCYPVALPKGKDSQDALEMGERGQREMPNHLRKQFDQIIDTDPLHPLCAEDKELLWHFRQECMKDPKAYPKFLSSVKWGKQEDVAITHRLLERSTVWDRSSLDVGLALQLLDCHFSDENVRSMAVRKLETFGDHDVLRYLLQLVQAVKFEPYHDSALARFLLKRALRSKRIGHFLFWFLRSEIAQSMHYQQRYAVILEAYLRGCGEAMLQDFKKQVEITEALQKVTREIRQMSADKYDVSTQVVVQLRQKLESLQMSGLPESFKVPYDPGLRAGALVTEQCKVMASKKKPLWLQFKRADPTSLSGDTIGIIFKDGDDLRQDMLILQILLIMESIWELESLDLSLLPYGCISTGNKIGMMRMIEIVKDATTIANIQQSTVGNTGAFKDEILSQWLSEKCVNEDKQQQAVDRFVFSCAGYCVATYVMGIGDRHNDNIMITETGSLFHIDFGHILGNYKSFMGISKERVPFVLTPDFLFVMGTTGKKSSPNFLKFQNVCLKAYLALRHNTNLLIILFSMMLMTGMPQLNSIEDIEYIREALTVGRTEDDAKQHFLDQIEICRDKGWTVQFNWFLHLVLGIKQGVEKRSA
- the pik3cg gene encoding phosphatidylinositol 4,5-bisphosphate 3-kinase catalytic subunit gamma isoform isoform X1, yielding MELQANNDEPPLVCKEENNIRRRRKMKAFTSNSAVPTDHIAVEFVLPTINKKSTDKSPDTLQLDVTGNWTVEQVKVQIWHRALTNKLCPEFYQKFSPDHCILLYQKKGNWYEIYDRQQVFQTLDCIRYWKALRKEVGRIHMIIRPQPSEDSLQYQKFLNHLIGYDVTDVSNVHDDELEFTRRKLLTPRKIELSDRDPNLYATDPWITNKPLPEYLLSKITNNHILVVIHKETTSQTIKVSIDDTPVQVLKNYFNKISKKRAIIGISEDVSESDFVLRVCGREEYLYGNYAIKDFHWIRQCLKNSEEIHLVLENPPNPEQDVVQKDDWAQVDDCTGVAGTHEQLTISEKDHEKMFTISLWDCNRKFRVKILGIDIPVLPRNSDLIVFVEASIFHGQQLLAQERTSSKPFTDEVLWNAWLEFNIKIKDLPKGARLNLQVSCGKTQSQTSNDCKTKSRLLYYVNLLLVDHRSLLRQGEFVLHMWKMAEKSEDNSSVNADKLTSATNPDKSNSMAIAILLDRYCYPVALPKGKDSQDALEMGERGQREMPNHLRKQFDQIIDTDPLHPLCAEDKELLWHFRQECMKDPKAYPKFLSSVKWGKQEDVAITHRLLERSTVWDRSSLDVGLALQLLDCHFSDENVRSMAVRKLETFGDHDVLRYLLQLVQAVKFEPYHDSALARFLLKRALRSKRIGHFLFWFLRSEIAQSMHYQQRYAVILEAYLRGCGEAMLQDFKKQVEITEALQKVTREIRQMSADKYDVSTQVVVQLRQKLESLQMSGLPESFKVPYDPGLRAGALVTEQCKVMASKKKPLWLQFKRADPTSLSGDTIGIIFKDGDDLRQDMLILQILLIMESIWELESLDLSLLPYGCISTGNKIGMMRLCYLITSDYEMQVK